One segment of Pantoea sp. Lij88 DNA contains the following:
- a CDS encoding DNA polymerase III subunit chi, which translates to MKNATFYVLETDAPSDGLSAVEALVCNLAETRWRAGKRVLIACEDEQQAIRLDEALWQRPANAFVPHNLAGEGPRYGAPVELAWPQRRGSSQRDLLISLLPHFADFATAFHEVIDFVPYEDALKQLARDRYKAYRSVGFQLNTAAPPQPETT; encoded by the coding sequence ATGAAAAACGCAACCTTCTACGTGCTGGAAACCGATGCCCCGAGCGATGGCCTTAGCGCCGTTGAAGCGCTGGTGTGCAATCTGGCGGAAACACGCTGGCGGGCCGGAAAGCGGGTGTTGATTGCCTGCGAAGATGAACAGCAAGCCATTCGTCTCGACGAAGCGCTGTGGCAACGACCGGCAAACGCCTTCGTGCCGCACAACCTGGCGGGCGAAGGCCCGCGCTACGGTGCGCCGGTCGAGCTGGCCTGGCCTCAGCGTCGCGGCAGTTCACAGCGCGACCTGCTGATTAGCCTGCTGCCCCACTTCGCAGATTTTGCTACTGCTTTCCATGAAGTGATAGACTTCGTTCCTTACGAAGACGCTCTCAAACAACTGGCGCGCGACCGCTACAAAGCGTATCGCAGCGTTGGATTCCAATTGAATACGGCAGCGCCACCACAGCCGGAAACGACATAG
- a CDS encoding valine--tRNA ligase, with protein sequence MEKTYNPQDIEQPLYEHWEKQGYFKPNGDTSQESFCIMIPPPNVTGSLHMGHAFQQTIMDTMIRYQRMQGKNTLWQAGTDHAGIATQMVVERKIAAEEGKTRQDYGRDAFIEKIWQWKAESGGTITRQMRRLGNSVDWERERFTMDEGLSNAVKEVFVRLYKENLIYRGKRLVNWDPKLRTAISDLEVENRESKGSMWHIRYPLADGAKTADGKDYLVVATTRPETLLGDTGVAVNPEDPRYKDLIGKFVMLPLVGRLIPIVGDEHADMEKGTGCVKITPAHDFNDYEVGRRHKLPMINILTFDGDIRERAQVYDTNGEASDACSDEIPAAFQNMERFAARKAIVAAVDELGLLEEIKPHDLTVPYGDRGGVVIEPMLTDQWYVRTAPLAKVAVEAVENGDIQFVPKQYENMYFSWMRDIQDWCISRQLWWGHRIPAWYDNNGNVYVGRTEDEVRAENNLAADVALRQDDDVLDTWFSSGLWTFSTLGWPENTEALRTFHPTSVLVSGFDIIFFWIARMIMLTMHFIKDENGKPQVPFKTVYMTGLIRDEEGQKMSKSKGNVIDPLDMVDGISLEALLEKRTGNMMQPQLAEKIRKRTEKQFPDGIEPSGTDALRFTLAALASTGRDINWDMKRLEGYRNFCNKLWNASRFVLMNTEDQDCGQNGGEMTLSLADRWILTEFNHTVKAYREALDSYRFDIAANLLYDFTWNQFCDWYLELTKPVMNSGSESELRGTRHTLVHVLEALLRLAHPIIPFITETIWQRVKGLKNISDDTIMLQPFPQYDAAKEDAEAKADIEWMKQAIVAVRNIRAEMNIALSKPLDVLLRDCSPAALRRVEANRNFLSRLARLESLTILPAGEKGPVSVTKLVEGAELLIPMADLVDKTAELERLAKELVKLDVEIEKIETKLANEGFVSRAPEAVVAKERERVADLQQSKAKLIEQQAVIAAL encoded by the coding sequence ATGGAAAAGACATATAACCCGCAAGATATCGAGCAGCCGCTTTACGAGCATTGGGAAAAGCAGGGCTACTTCAAACCGAATGGCGATACCAGCCAGGAAAGCTTTTGCATCATGATCCCGCCGCCGAACGTCACCGGTAGCTTGCACATGGGTCACGCCTTCCAGCAAACCATCATGGACACCATGATCCGCTACCAGCGCATGCAGGGGAAAAATACCCTGTGGCAGGCCGGTACTGACCACGCGGGCATCGCCACGCAGATGGTGGTTGAGCGCAAAATCGCGGCTGAAGAAGGCAAGACGCGCCAGGATTATGGCCGTGATGCGTTCATCGAAAAAATCTGGCAGTGGAAAGCAGAATCCGGCGGCACCATTACCCGCCAGATGCGCCGTCTGGGTAACTCCGTCGACTGGGAGCGCGAGCGCTTCACCATGGACGAGGGCCTTTCCAACGCCGTTAAAGAGGTGTTTGTTCGCCTCTACAAAGAGAACCTGATCTACCGTGGCAAGCGCCTGGTAAACTGGGATCCTAAGCTGCGCACGGCGATCTCCGATCTGGAAGTGGAAAACCGCGAGAGCAAAGGCTCAATGTGGCATATCCGCTATCCGCTGGCTGACGGCGCAAAGACGGCCGACGGTAAAGATTACCTGGTTGTTGCCACCACCCGTCCGGAAACCCTGCTGGGCGATACCGGTGTGGCCGTTAACCCGGAAGATCCGCGTTACAAAGATCTGATCGGCAAATTTGTGATGCTGCCGCTGGTTGGCCGTCTGATCCCTATCGTTGGTGATGAACACGCTGACATGGAAAAAGGCACCGGCTGCGTCAAGATCACCCCGGCACATGACTTCAACGACTACGAAGTCGGTCGTCGTCATAAGCTGCCGATGATCAACATCCTGACCTTCGACGGTGATATCCGTGAGCGCGCCCAGGTGTATGACACCAACGGCGAAGCCAGCGATGCCTGTTCCGATGAAATCCCGGCCGCTTTCCAGAACATGGAACGCTTTGCCGCGCGTAAAGCCATTGTTGCCGCTGTCGATGAGCTGGGCCTGCTTGAAGAGATCAAACCTCACGACCTGACCGTACCTTACGGCGACCGTGGTGGCGTGGTTATCGAGCCAATGCTGACCGACCAGTGGTATGTACGTACCGCGCCGCTGGCGAAAGTCGCGGTTGAAGCCGTTGAGAACGGCGACATCCAGTTCGTGCCGAAGCAGTATGAAAACATGTACTTCTCCTGGATGCGTGATATTCAGGACTGGTGTATTTCCCGTCAGCTCTGGTGGGGTCACCGCATCCCGGCATGGTATGACAACAACGGTAACGTCTACGTTGGCCGCACCGAAGATGAAGTTCGCGCCGAGAACAACCTGGCCGCCGATGTGGCGCTGCGTCAGGATGATGACGTGCTGGATACCTGGTTCTCCTCCGGTCTGTGGACCTTCTCCACCCTGGGCTGGCCGGAAAACACCGAAGCGCTGCGTACCTTCCATCCGACCAGCGTGCTGGTCAGCGGCTTCGACATCATCTTCTTCTGGATTGCCCGCATGATCATGCTGACCATGCACTTCATCAAAGATGAAAACGGTAAACCGCAGGTGCCGTTTAAAACCGTCTACATGACCGGTCTGATCCGTGATGAAGAAGGTCAGAAGATGTCGAAATCCAAAGGTAACGTGATTGACCCGCTGGATATGGTCGACGGCATCTCGCTGGAAGCGCTGCTGGAAAAACGCACCGGCAACATGATGCAGCCACAGCTGGCTGAGAAGATCCGCAAACGTACCGAGAAGCAGTTCCCGGACGGCATCGAGCCATCAGGCACCGATGCGCTGCGCTTCACCCTGGCGGCGCTGGCCTCAACCGGTCGTGACATCAACTGGGACATGAAGCGCCTGGAAGGGTATCGCAACTTCTGTAACAAGCTGTGGAACGCCAGCCGCTTTGTGCTGATGAACACCGAAGACCAGGATTGCGGACAGAATGGCGGCGAAATGACGCTGTCGCTGGCGGATCGCTGGATTCTGACCGAGTTCAACCACACGGTGAAAGCGTACCGTGAAGCGCTGGATAGCTATCGTTTCGATATCGCGGCTAACCTGCTGTATGACTTCACCTGGAACCAGTTCTGCGACTGGTATCTGGAGCTGACCAAGCCGGTTATGAACAGCGGCAGTGAATCTGAACTGCGTGGCACCCGCCATACGCTGGTTCACGTGCTGGAAGCGCTGCTGCGTCTGGCGCATCCGATCATTCCGTTTATCACTGAAACCATCTGGCAGCGCGTGAAGGGACTGAAAAATATCAGCGACGACACCATCATGCTGCAGCCTTTCCCGCAGTATGATGCGGCGAAAGAAGATGCCGAAGCGAAAGCGGATATTGAGTGGATGAAACAGGCGATCGTCGCGGTGCGTAATATTCGTGCCGAGATGAACATCGCGCTGAGCAAGCCACTGGATGTGCTGCTGCGTGACTGCTCGCCTGCGGCGCTGCGTCGCGTTGAAGCTAACCGCAACTTCCTGTCTCGCCTGGCGCGTCTGGAAAGCCTGACCATTCTGCCTGCGGGCGAGAAAGGCCCGGTGTCGGTGACCAAACTGGTTGAAGGCGCAGAGCTGCTGATCCCGATGGCGGATCTGGTGGATAAAACCGCCGAGCTGGAGCGTCTGGCGAAAGAGCTGGTTAAGCTGGATGTGGAAATCGAGAAGATCGAGACCAAACTGGCGAACGAAGGCTTTGTTTCGCGTGCGCCGGAAGCGGTCGTGGCGAAAGAGCGCGAACGCGTGGCAGACCTGCAACAGTCAAAAGCAAAACTGATTGAACAGCAGGCCGTCATTGCGGCGCTCTGA
- a CDS encoding GNAT family N-acetyltransferase encodes MISDSQHLQVRPITAADNPHIARVIRDVSAEFGLTADKGYTVSDPQLDQLFELYSAEQSAYWIVEYQGKVVGGGGVAPLACSAPDICELQKMYFLPEVRGQGLARELALRAMEHARSHGFRRCYLETTASLTRAVKLYESLGFEHIDSAMGCTGHVDCEVRMLRTL; translated from the coding sequence ATGATTTCTGACTCTCAGCACCTCCAGGTGCGGCCAATTACTGCCGCCGATAACCCGCATATTGCCCGGGTGATCCGTGACGTTTCCGCCGAGTTCGGCCTGACGGCTGACAAGGGCTATACCGTCTCCGATCCCCAGCTCGACCAGCTGTTTGAACTCTACAGTGCCGAACAGAGCGCCTACTGGATTGTTGAGTATCAGGGCAAGGTGGTGGGCGGCGGCGGTGTGGCACCGCTCGCCTGCAGCGCGCCCGATATCTGCGAACTGCAAAAGATGTACTTTCTGCCAGAAGTGCGCGGTCAGGGTCTGGCGCGCGAACTGGCGCTGCGGGCGATGGAGCATGCCCGCAGCCACGGCTTCCGTCGCTGCTATCTGGAAACCACCGCCAGCCTGACGCGAGCCGTTAAACTGTATGAGTCGCTGGGCTTTGAACATATCGACAGCGCGATGGGCTGCACCGGCCACGTCGACTGCGAAGTGCGGATGCTCAGAACGCTATAA
- a CDS encoding histidine phosphatase family protein, whose translation MFNTVHRAQGWSDTPLTASGAAVAEQLGRGLQPLTFIAAWSSDAGRARETAQLAMKTWSNAPVLNEHKGLREVCFGLYEGDLDKNMISAAAPEAGYASDKALLNALGEGKIHVDGIIDAIHRAEASGTSSLAGITSSGQAENYQQVANRMLDSITDIAKQAQQQGGGNVLVVSHGMAIASLLQALGDTSLTQPLSNASVTLLRYTDSGEFVIEAVNDMRYVERGL comes from the coding sequence ATGTTCAATACGGTGCACCGCGCACAGGGATGGTCCGATACGCCGCTGACGGCCTCTGGCGCGGCGGTCGCAGAGCAGCTGGGGCGAGGCCTGCAGCCGCTTACGTTCATCGCCGCCTGGTCCAGCGATGCGGGCAGAGCAAGAGAGACGGCACAGCTGGCGATGAAGACGTGGAGCAACGCACCGGTGCTCAACGAGCACAAAGGTTTACGGGAAGTCTGTTTTGGACTGTATGAAGGCGACCTGGATAAAAATATGATTAGCGCCGCAGCGCCTGAAGCGGGCTATGCCTCGGATAAAGCACTTCTTAACGCGCTAGGTGAGGGCAAAATTCACGTCGATGGCATTATTGATGCGATTCACCGGGCCGAAGCGTCCGGCACCTCCTCGCTGGCGGGCATCACATCTTCCGGGCAGGCCGAAAACTATCAGCAGGTCGCAAACCGCATGCTCGACAGTATCACAGACATTGCTAAGCAGGCGCAGCAGCAGGGCGGTGGCAATGTTCTGGTGGTCAGCCACGGCATGGCGATCGCCTCCCTGCTCCAGGCGCTTGGCGATACGTCGTTAACGCAGCCGCTCAGCAATGCCAGCGTGACACTGCTGCGCTACACCGATAGCGGAGAGTTTGTGATCGAGGCCGTCAATGACATGCGCTACGTCGAGCGCGGCTTATAG
- the miaE gene encoding tRNA isopentenyl-2-thiomethyl-A-37 hydroxylase MiaE, with protein sequence MNYAPLLEPIYQFLHCRTPQAWIDEARKPENLTLLLTDHLVCELKAAQTAVWLIRKYVADKPSGDAILAWLKPYEDFIFREDGDSDFINAHKNLTKRIIVRNALPWADELVEKMVLLIKEELHHFYQVWEIMQSRGLVYQKITASRYAKSLLREVTTHEPETLVDKLICGAYIEARSCERFASLAPFLDDELAKFYLSLLRSEARHYQDYLTLATQIAGKDIAPRVQAIGVTEGRLISEPDSELRFHSGVPMWRV encoded by the coding sequence ATGAACTACGCACCCTTACTCGAACCGATCTATCAGTTTCTGCACTGTCGTACGCCACAGGCCTGGATTGATGAGGCGCGCAAACCGGAAAATCTGACCCTGCTGTTAACCGACCATCTGGTGTGCGAGCTTAAGGCCGCGCAGACTGCGGTGTGGCTGATCCGCAAATATGTGGCCGACAAACCCAGCGGCGATGCCATTCTGGCGTGGCTGAAACCCTATGAAGATTTTATCTTCCGCGAAGATGGCGACAGCGACTTTATCAACGCCCATAAGAACCTGACGAAACGCATCATCGTGCGTAATGCGCTGCCCTGGGCGGATGAGCTGGTGGAGAAGATGGTGCTGCTGATTAAAGAGGAGCTGCATCACTTCTATCAGGTATGGGAAATTATGCAGTCGCGCGGGCTGGTCTATCAGAAGATCACCGCCAGCCGCTATGCCAAATCGCTGCTGCGTGAAGTCACCACGCATGAGCCGGAAACGCTGGTGGATAAGCTGATTTGTGGCGCGTATATCGAGGCGCGCTCCTGCGAGCGCTTCGCCAGTCTGGCCCCCTTCCTTGATGATGAACTGGCGAAGTTCTATCTGTCGCTGCTGCGCTCAGAGGCGCGGCATTATCAGGACTATCTGACCCTGGCGACGCAGATCGCCGGCAAAGATATCGCGCCAAGGGTGCAGGCGATTGGGGTCACAGAAGGGCGCTTAATCAGCGAACCCGACAGTGAGTTACGTTTTCACAGCGGCGTGCCGATGTGGCGGGTCTGA
- the rraB gene encoding ribonuclease E inhibitor RraB — protein MAYEALLEEQQEETRQIIEELLEDGSDPDALYTIEHHLSCNNFDSLEKAAVDAFKLGYEVTEPEELELEDGTTVMCVDIISESALKPELIDVQVEQLVNLIGKYNVDYDGWGTYFEDPDAEDEEEGDDAIEDEDDDGIRH, from the coding sequence ATGGCATATGAAGCATTACTGGAAGAGCAGCAGGAAGAGACGCGGCAGATTATCGAAGAGCTGCTGGAGGATGGCAGCGATCCTGATGCGCTCTACACCATCGAGCACCATCTCTCCTGCAATAATTTTGATTCGCTGGAAAAAGCCGCCGTTGACGCCTTCAAGCTGGGTTACGAAGTGACCGAGCCGGAAGAGCTGGAGCTGGAAGATGGCACCACCGTCATGTGCGTCGATATCATCAGCGAATCTGCGCTGAAGCCTGAACTGATCGATGTGCAGGTTGAGCAACTGGTGAATCTGATTGGTAAGTACAACGTCGATTACGACGGCTGGGGCACCTATTTTGAAGATCCTGATGCCGAAGATGAAGAGGAAGGTGACGACGCCATCGAAGATGAAGACGATGATGGTATTCGCCACTAA
- the argF gene encoding ornithine carbamoyltransferase: MSQLYQRHFLRLLDFTPAEINHLLSLSAELKQAKKSASEVQYLKGKNIALIFEKDSTRTRCSFEVAAYDQGANVTYLGPSGSQIGHKESMRDTARVLGRMYDGIQYRGYGQELVETLAEHAGVPVWNGLTTEFHPTQLLADLLTMQEHLPGKKLSEMTLVYVGDARNNMGNTMLEAAAQVGLDLRLVAPKSCWPEDELVAQCREAAQQTGGKITLTEDIADGVKGADFIYTDVWVSMGEAKEVWAERIALLRDYQVNRAMLDLTGNPQVKFLHCLPAFHDDQTTLGQQMAEQYDLPNGMEVSNEVFESPHSIVFDQAENRMHTIKAVMVATLGQR; encoded by the coding sequence ATGAGTCAGCTGTATCAGCGCCATTTCCTCAGGCTTCTGGATTTTACCCCCGCCGAAATTAATCACCTGCTCTCCCTTTCCGCTGAGTTAAAACAGGCTAAAAAAAGCGCCAGCGAAGTGCAGTATCTGAAAGGTAAAAACATCGCGCTCATCTTCGAAAAAGACTCGACCCGTACCCGATGCTCTTTCGAAGTTGCCGCTTACGATCAGGGTGCGAATGTCACCTATCTCGGCCCGAGTGGCAGTCAGATCGGCCATAAAGAGTCAATGCGCGACACCGCGCGGGTACTTGGCCGGATGTACGATGGCATTCAGTATCGCGGTTACGGTCAGGAACTGGTGGAGACGCTGGCGGAACATGCAGGGGTTCCTGTGTGGAACGGTCTGACCACCGAGTTTCACCCGACTCAGCTGCTGGCCGACCTGCTGACCATGCAGGAGCATCTGCCGGGCAAAAAGCTCAGCGAGATGACGCTGGTTTATGTTGGCGATGCGCGCAACAACATGGGTAACACCATGCTGGAAGCCGCCGCCCAGGTCGGTCTGGATCTGCGTCTGGTGGCACCGAAGAGCTGTTGGCCAGAGGACGAGCTGGTAGCGCAGTGCCGTGAAGCGGCACAGCAGACCGGCGGCAAAATCACCCTGACCGAAGATATTGCTGATGGCGTGAAAGGCGCTGACTTTATCTACACCGATGTCTGGGTGTCGATGGGCGAAGCTAAAGAAGTCTGGGCCGAACGTATCGCCCTGCTGCGTGACTATCAGGTCAACCGCGCGATGCTCGATCTGACCGGCAATCCGCAGGTTAAATTCCTGCACTGCCTGCCCGCTTTCCACGACGATCAGACCACGCTGGGGCAGCAGATGGCAGAGCAGTACGATCTGCCCAACGGCATGGAAGTCAGCAACGAGGTGTTTGAGTCACCCCACAGCATTGTGTTCGACCAGGCCGAGAACCGGATGCACACCATTAAAGCGGTAATGGTCGCCACGCTGGGCCAGCGCTGA
- the pyrB gene encoding aspartate carbamoyltransferase — MPNPLYRKHIISINDLSREELELALDTAAKLKAHPQPELLKHKVIASCFFEASTRTRLSFETAIHRLGASAVGFADGSNTSLGKKGETLADTISVISTYVDAIVMRHPQEGAARLATEFSGGIPILNAGDGANQHPTQTLLDLFTIQETQGRLGQLNVAMVGDLKYGRTVHSLTQALAKFDGNRFFFIAPDALAMPAYITDMLDEKNIAWSRHDSFEEVMPQLDILYMTRVQKERLDPSEYANVKAQFILRAADLSTARDNMKVLHPLPRIDEITTDVDKTPYAWYFQQAGNGIYARQALLALVLNSELAL, encoded by the coding sequence ATGCCTAACCCGCTATATCGCAAGCACATTATTTCAATCAACGACCTCAGTCGTGAAGAGCTGGAACTGGCACTGGACACCGCCGCAAAGCTTAAAGCCCATCCGCAGCCGGAACTGCTGAAGCACAAGGTGATCGCCAGCTGCTTCTTTGAGGCCTCGACCCGTACCCGCCTGTCGTTTGAAACCGCGATTCATCGTCTTGGCGCGTCAGCGGTGGGCTTTGCCGACGGCAGTAATACCTCGCTGGGCAAGAAAGGCGAAACCCTGGCTGACACCATTTCAGTGATCAGTACCTACGTCGATGCAATCGTGATGCGTCATCCGCAGGAAGGCGCGGCGCGGCTGGCGACCGAGTTCTCCGGCGGAATCCCGATTCTCAACGCCGGTGACGGCGCGAACCAGCATCCGACGCAGACGCTGCTCGATCTCTTCACGATTCAGGAGACACAGGGCCGCCTTGGTCAGCTGAATGTGGCGATGGTCGGCGACCTGAAGTATGGCCGCACCGTGCACTCCCTGACGCAGGCGCTGGCGAAGTTTGATGGCAACCGCTTCTTCTTCATCGCACCCGATGCGCTGGCGATGCCGGCTTATATCACCGACATGCTGGATGAGAAGAACATCGCCTGGTCACGGCATGACAGCTTTGAAGAGGTGATGCCGCAGCTCGATATCCTCTACATGACACGGGTGCAGAAAGAGCGGCTCGATCCGTCCGAATATGCCAACGTCAAAGCGCAGTTCATTCTGCGCGCCGCCGATCTGAGTACAGCACGCGACAACATGAAGGTGCTGCACCCGCTGCCGCGCATCGACGAGATCACCACCGATGTCGATAAAACCCCTTACGCCTGGTATTTCCAGCAGGCGGGTAACGGCATCTATGCACGCCAGGCTCTGCTGGCACTGGTTTTAAACAGCGAACTCGCCCTGTAA
- the pyrI gene encoding aspartate carbamoyltransferase regulatory subunit → MTQDNKLQVEAIKRGTVIDHIPAQIGFKLLSLFRLTETDQRITIGLNLPSGEMGRKDLIKIENTFLTDDQVNQLAVYAPHATVNRIDDYEVVAKIAPTLPDHVERVLTCPNSNCISRSEPVFSSFAVKQRADDVHLKCKYCEKEFARHVVLGHW, encoded by the coding sequence ATGACGCAGGACAACAAACTGCAGGTCGAAGCGATCAAGCGCGGCACGGTCATCGACCATATTCCGGCGCAGATCGGCTTTAAATTGCTCTCCCTGTTCCGGCTGACCGAAACCGATCAGCGCATCACCATCGGTCTGAATCTGCCCTCGGGCGAGATGGGCCGCAAAGATCTGATCAAGATTGAGAACACCTTTCTCACTGACGATCAGGTCAATCAGCTGGCGGTCTATGCGCCTCATGCCACGGTTAACCGTATCGACGACTATGAAGTGGTGGCGAAGATCGCCCCGACGCTGCCGGATCACGTTGAACGGGTGCTGACCTGCCCCAACAGCAACTGCATCAGCCGCAGCGAGCCGGTCTTCTCCAGCTTTGCCGTGAAGCAGCGCGCCGACGATGTGCATCTGAAGTGCAAATATTGCGAGAAAGAGTTCGCCCGGCATGTGGTGCTGGGTCACTGGTAA
- the ridA gene encoding 2-iminobutanoate/2-iminopropanoate deaminase, with the protein MSREISTAKAPAAIGPYVQGVDLGSMIITSGQIPVDPATGQVADDVAAQARQSLENVKAIVEAAGLKVGDIVKTTVFVKDLNDFATVNATYEAFFTEHEANFPARSCVEVARLPKDVKIEIEAIAIRR; encoded by the coding sequence ATGTCTCGTGAAATCAGTACTGCAAAAGCCCCTGCCGCTATCGGCCCCTATGTTCAGGGCGTGGATCTGGGCAGCATGATCATCACCTCGGGTCAGATTCCTGTTGATCCGGCGACGGGCCAGGTGGCAGATGACGTTGCCGCACAGGCGCGTCAGTCACTGGAAAATGTGAAGGCGATTGTTGAAGCCGCGGGTCTGAAGGTTGGCGACATCGTGAAGACCACGGTGTTTGTGAAGGACTTAAATGATTTCGCCACGGTCAACGCGACGTATGAGGCGTTTTTCACCGAGCATGAGGCTAACTTCCCGGCGCGTTCGTGTGTCGAAGTAGCGCGTCTGCCAAAAGATGTGAAAATCGAAATCGAAGCGATTGCCATCCGCCGCTAA
- the lplT gene encoding lysophospholipid transporter LplT, translated as MSLDRNAPLMSRGMIAVIIAQFFSAFGDNALLFATLAVLKSQFYPEWSQPVLQMLFVAAYILLAPFVGQVADSMAKGRVMMLANSLKLLGALVICFGFNPFIGYTLVGAGAAAYSPAKYGILGEITHGEKLVKANGLMEASTIAAILLGSVAGGMLADWHILAALGICALTYGIAVVANLFIPKLQAARPGQSWQFGVMTRSFFSAARLLWRDAETRFSLLGTSLFWGAGVTLRFLLVLWVPVALGINDNTTPTTLNAMVAIGIVIGAAAAAKLVTLETVRRCMPAGVLIGVMVVVFALQHSLMNAYLVLMLIGALGGFFVVPLNALLQARGKESVGSGNAIAVQNLGENSAMLIMLGLYTLAIKAGAPAVATGVGFGVLFALAITVLWLWRPAKR; from the coding sequence ATGAGCCTTGATCGTAACGCGCCGCTGATGTCGCGCGGCATGATTGCCGTGATTATCGCCCAGTTTTTTTCGGCCTTTGGCGATAACGCGCTGCTGTTTGCCACGCTGGCGGTGCTGAAAAGCCAGTTCTATCCCGAGTGGAGCCAGCCGGTATTACAGATGCTGTTTGTCGCGGCTTACATTTTGCTGGCGCCGTTTGTCGGTCAGGTGGCGGACAGCATGGCGAAAGGGCGGGTGATGATGCTCGCCAACAGCCTGAAGCTGCTGGGCGCGCTGGTGATCTGCTTCGGTTTCAATCCCTTCATCGGCTATACCCTGGTGGGTGCGGGCGCAGCGGCCTACTCTCCGGCCAAATATGGCATCCTCGGTGAAATCACCCACGGCGAGAAGCTGGTGAAAGCCAACGGGCTGATGGAGGCTTCGACCATTGCCGCGATTCTGCTGGGTTCGGTGGCGGGCGGGATGCTGGCCGACTGGCATATTCTGGCGGCGCTGGGGATCTGTGCGCTGACCTATGGCATCGCGGTGGTGGCGAACCTGTTTATCCCGAAACTTCAGGCCGCACGTCCAGGCCAGAGCTGGCAGTTTGGCGTGATGACGCGCAGCTTTTTCAGTGCCGCCAGGCTGCTGTGGCGTGATGCGGAAACCCGCTTCTCGCTGCTCGGCACCAGTCTGTTCTGGGGCGCAGGCGTGACGCTGCGTTTCCTGCTGGTGCTCTGGGTGCCGGTGGCGCTGGGCATCAATGACAACACCACGCCAACCACGCTGAATGCCATGGTGGCGATCGGCATCGTGATTGGCGCGGCCGCGGCGGCGAAGCTGGTGACGCTGGAGACCGTGCGTCGCTGTATGCCGGCTGGCGTGCTGATTGGCGTGATGGTGGTGGTCTTCGCGCTGCAGCACTCTCTGATGAATGCGTATTTAGTGCTGATGCTGATAGGTGCGCTGGGCGGTTTCTTTGTGGTGCCGCTGAATGCGCTGCTGCAGGCGCGGGGCAAAGAGAGCGTCGGTTCAGGTAATGCGATTGCCGTGCAGAATCTGGGTGAGAACAGCGCCATGCTGATCATGCTGGGACTCTATACGCTGGCGATTAAGGCGGGAGCACCTGCGGTGGCGACGGGCGTCGGTTTTGGCGTGCTGTTTGCGCTGGCGATTACGGTGCTGTGGCTGTGGCGACCGGCTAAGCGGTAA